The following are encoded in a window of Flavobacterium cupriresistens genomic DNA:
- a CDS encoding DoxX family protein: MKSTKIIFWTTTILIFLFEGVMPALTSQSELAKEGIRHLGYPEYFGNALVVFKILGVLALIIPQVPARIKEWAYAGFGFDFTFASISHFAVDGIGFQAFFPLIVFAVLILSYVSYHKLERFKRIAL, translated from the coding sequence ATGAAATCAACCAAAATTATTTTCTGGACTACTACTATCCTTATTTTTTTATTTGAAGGCGTTATGCCGGCATTAACTTCACAAAGTGAACTTGCAAAAGAAGGCATCAGACATTTGGGCTATCCTGAATACTTTGGAAATGCTTTAGTTGTTTTTAAAATTCTGGGCGTTTTGGCCTTAATCATCCCGCAGGTTCCGGCACGCATTAAAGAATGGGCCTATGCTGGTTTTGGTTTTGATTTTACATTTGCTTCTATCAGCCATTTTGCCGTTGACGGAATAGGTTTTCAGGCGTTTTTCCCGCTGATCGTTTTTGCGGTTCTAATCCTTTCTTATGTTTCGTATCATAAACTAGAGCGATTTAAAAGAATTGCGCTATAA
- a CDS encoding TolC family protein, translated as MKKYITKIVVVAILITTIISCKVSKDIETPKDAFPENFRNASVSKDTTSIADLEWKNFFTEQDIIQLIDSAVTRNNDLQIAAKNIEIAQYRFTQSKWNNVPQVNAFANASINRPSENSFNGMNLNQALGKQHVEDYSVGVSLAWEADIWGKIKNQKKGAFASYLQSEEVKKALQTTIVANVSKGYYNLLMLDAQLEIAKQNVKLNDSTTKIIKLKYDAGQVTSLAIQQSEAQKLSAAQLVPLLEQNIAIQENALSVLTGSFPNAKKRNLLLTSIEVKNNAAIGVPSSLVSRRPDVKSAELALKVANANVGITKADLYPALRITAQGGLNSFETSSWFNIPASLFGTALGGLTQPLLNNKKVKTEYNIAKVQREKAVLNFRQTVLVAVSEVADAMVKIEKLQQQETFLQERVKTLLQAIKNSNLLFKNGMAEYLEVLTAQSNLLQSELELANLKREQLSANTELYRALGGGWR; from the coding sequence ATGAAAAAGTATATAACCAAAATCGTGGTGGTCGCTATTCTGATCACCACTATAATATCCTGTAAAGTTTCGAAGGATATTGAAACTCCAAAAGATGCCTTTCCTGAGAATTTCAGGAATGCATCGGTTTCAAAAGATACGACAAGTATTGCCGATTTGGAGTGGAAAAATTTCTTTACCGAACAAGATATCATTCAATTAATTGACAGTGCTGTAACCCGAAATAATGATTTACAAATCGCTGCCAAAAACATTGAAATCGCACAATACAGATTTACACAATCTAAATGGAATAATGTTCCTCAGGTCAATGCTTTTGCAAATGCAAGCATCAATCGTCCTTCTGAAAACAGTTTCAACGGGATGAATTTGAATCAAGCATTAGGAAAACAACATGTTGAAGATTATTCGGTAGGAGTTTCGCTGGCTTGGGAGGCTGATATTTGGGGAAAGATCAAAAACCAGAAAAAAGGTGCTTTTGCGAGTTATCTGCAATCTGAAGAAGTAAAAAAAGCATTGCAGACCACTATTGTAGCCAATGTTTCAAAAGGATATTACAATCTTTTGATGCTGGATGCCCAATTGGAAATCGCCAAACAAAATGTGAAACTAAATGACAGTACCACCAAAATCATCAAACTAAAATACGATGCTGGACAAGTTACTTCATTAGCCATTCAACAATCGGAAGCACAAAAACTAAGTGCGGCACAATTGGTTCCTTTATTAGAACAAAACATTGCCATTCAGGAAAATGCTTTGAGTGTTTTGACAGGTTCATTTCCAAATGCGAAAAAAAGAAATCTTCTTTTGACTTCCATTGAAGTTAAGAATAATGCCGCTATTGGAGTTCCTTCTTCATTAGTAAGCAGAAGACCGGATGTAAAAAGTGCCGAATTGGCCTTAAAAGTCGCAAATGCAAATGTCGGAATCACAAAAGCAGATTTATATCCTGCCTTAAGAATTACGGCTCAGGGCGGATTAAATTCGTTCGAAACCAGCAGTTGGTTTAACATTCCGGCTTCTTTATTCGGAACGGCTCTTGGTGGTTTGACACAACCTTTACTGAACAATAAAAAAGTAAAAACAGAATATAATATTGCCAAAGTTCAAAGAGAAAAAGCAGTTCTGAATTTCAGACAAACCGTTCTGGTAGCGGTAAGCGAAGTGGCTGATGCTATGGTAAAAATAGAAAAACTGCAACAACAGGAAACGTTTCTTCAGGAACGCGTAAAGACCTTGTTACAGGCTATCAAAAATTCGAATTTGTTATTTAAAAATGGAATGGCAGAATATCTGGAAGTTTTAACCGCTCAATCCAACTTATTGCAAAGCGAATTAGAACTGGCAAACCTAAAAAGAGAACAATTATCTGCTAATACCGAGTTATATCGCGCATTGGGCGGAGGTTGGAGATAA
- a CDS encoding pesticidal protein Cry7Aa, with amino-acid sequence MELATKHGVVLEKTERPFEELGVLNPAIYQDGNTVHMFYRAAKKGNFSTVGYCRFEGPTTLVERNSEPLFSPEYIYEIHGVEDPRISKIDDLYYLTYVTYDGINACGALAVSKDLKSFKKKGIITPRFILNEFTNLIRKHLQNPSVAKILAFNVERNYPLTETIKDNLYVWDKNVVLFPKKIKGKFVALHRLFPSIQIFSFEDKKELTEDFWKLYMKDLPDHIVMEPQFDHETSHIGPGAPPIETPDGWLLIYHAAERREKGLVYHACAALLDLNNPKVVLSRLKVPLITPSEYYERHGYVNYVIFPTGTALFDERLYIYYGAADDKIAVASVNLNDLLNELKKNPYESTID; translated from the coding sequence ATGGAGTTAGCTACAAAACATGGTGTGGTTTTAGAAAAAACGGAGCGCCCTTTTGAAGAACTGGGTGTTTTAAATCCTGCGATTTATCAGGACGGAAATACAGTTCATATGTTTTACAGAGCCGCCAAAAAAGGTAATTTTTCAACGGTGGGTTATTGTCGCTTTGAAGGGCCTACCACTTTAGTAGAGCGAAATTCAGAGCCACTCTTTTCTCCTGAATATATTTATGAAATTCATGGTGTTGAAGATCCCCGAATCTCAAAAATTGATGATTTGTATTATCTTACTTATGTGACTTATGACGGGATAAATGCCTGTGGTGCTTTGGCTGTTTCTAAAGATTTAAAAAGCTTTAAGAAGAAAGGCATTATCACGCCAAGATTTATACTGAATGAATTTACAAATCTTATCCGCAAGCATTTACAAAATCCCTCTGTGGCCAAAATACTTGCTTTTAATGTAGAAAGGAACTACCCATTAACAGAAACCATCAAGGACAATTTATATGTATGGGATAAAAATGTCGTATTATTTCCGAAAAAGATTAAAGGAAAATTTGTTGCATTACACCGTTTATTTCCATCCATTCAAATTTTCAGTTTTGAGGATAAAAAAGAACTGACGGAAGATTTCTGGAAACTATATATGAAAGATCTCCCGGATCATATCGTTATGGAGCCTCAATTTGATCACGAAACAAGTCATATTGGTCCCGGTGCTCCACCGATAGAAACACCTGACGGCTGGTTATTAATTTACCATGCCGCAGAACGCAGAGAAAAAGGATTGGTTTATCATGCCTGTGCCGCATTATTGGATCTGAATAATCCGAAGGTGGTGCTATCAAGATTAAAAGTTCCGCTAATAACTCCATCGGAATATTACGAAAGACATGGGTATGTAAACTATGTTATTTTCCCGACCGGAACGGCTCTTTTTGATGAGCGGCTTTATATTTATTATGGTGCCGCCGATGATAAAATCGCAGTGGCCTCTGTGAACCTGAATGATTTGTTAAACGAACTAAAAAAGAATCCCTATGAAAGCACTATCGACTAA
- a CDS encoding glycosyltransferase translates to MKALSTKSKIVFLSTFPPTQCGIATYTQDTIKGIADVYGKSILCEICELVDKPKIKPTQAFTLNTKNRKEYTTVAEEMNIDKSIKLVHIQHEFGLFGGNYGDHLLDFLNVIKKPVTFTFHSVIPNPNDELRTFVKLLLRYSHSVFVMTNQSQEILVNDYGISKELITCVPHGTHVVVYETPFSAKKKFDIQDRLVLSTFGLLGEGKNIETGLKALPKIIKNTPNVLYLIIGKTHPNNIINGVDAYRNRLEQMVDDLQLRDNVRFVNEYLDTAHLLEYLKATDIYMFTSKDPNQAVSGTFSYAMSCACPLVASKIPHTLEVLTSDSGILVDIGDADQFAEAAIQLLSDEKRREEMGINAFRKTRASSWENVAITHMNTYKKLMDKTYEIKYSYPAIELAHIKKMTTELGIIQFSKISVPDPSSGYTLDDNARALIAFCMHYKLTEDKDDLPYILIYLDFIERCQKPKGNFMNYIDENNREHLEQNAAANLEDSNARAIWALGTVVSHSAILPDSISKKASKCLLNALKWSENIQSPRSIGFATKGLYLYHSTIPNLYVAAIINKLNAKLLSNYEIHTSKNWKWYENYLTYANGILPESMLYAYLVTNKPIYKKVALESLDFLTSKMFLEDNFRVISNKGWYQKNTEPHPYGEQPIDVSYTIQTLNAFYNVTKSPEYKQQMKTAFNWFLGKNHLNQIMYNPVSGGGYDGLERENVNLNQGAESTICYLTARLIMENLKATDSKVIPLSKSRTTMAIHS, encoded by the coding sequence ATGAAAGCACTATCGACTAAATCAAAAATAGTTTTTCTATCAACTTTTCCACCAACACAATGTGGAATAGCTACTTATACGCAGGATACAATCAAAGGAATTGCCGATGTTTATGGTAAATCAATACTTTGTGAAATTTGTGAATTGGTTGATAAACCAAAAATAAAACCAACTCAGGCATTTACTTTAAATACAAAAAACAGAAAAGAATACACCACCGTAGCTGAAGAAATGAATATTGACAAAAGCATTAAACTGGTGCACATTCAACATGAATTTGGTTTATTCGGAGGGAATTATGGCGATCATTTGCTGGACTTTTTAAATGTTATCAAAAAACCGGTGACTTTTACTTTTCACAGCGTGATTCCAAATCCAAACGATGAATTGAGGACTTTTGTAAAATTACTTTTGAGGTATAGTCATTCGGTTTTTGTGATGACCAATCAGTCACAGGAAATCCTGGTCAATGATTATGGCATTTCAAAAGAACTCATTACTTGCGTCCCACACGGAACACATGTGGTCGTGTATGAAACTCCTTTTAGCGCAAAGAAAAAATTCGACATTCAGGATCGCCTGGTTTTATCCACTTTTGGACTTTTGGGTGAAGGAAAAAATATCGAAACGGGTCTAAAGGCATTGCCGAAAATTATCAAAAATACACCAAATGTACTTTACCTCATTATCGGAAAAACGCACCCAAACAATATCATCAATGGTGTTGATGCCTATAGAAACCGACTGGAGCAAATGGTTGATGATTTGCAACTGCGCGACAATGTTCGATTTGTAAACGAATATCTCGATACTGCTCATCTTTTAGAGTACTTAAAAGCCACTGACATTTATATGTTTACTTCCAAAGATCCTAATCAGGCGGTTAGCGGTACTTTTTCTTATGCGATGAGTTGTGCTTGTCCGCTGGTTGCATCAAAAATTCCGCATACTTTAGAGGTGCTCACTTCTGATTCGGGCATTTTAGTTGATATCGGAGATGCAGATCAGTTTGCCGAAGCCGCTATTCAATTGCTTTCCGACGAAAAACGAAGAGAAGAAATGGGAATTAATGCCTTCCGGAAAACACGAGCTTCCTCTTGGGAAAACGTAGCCATAACGCATATGAATACCTATAAAAAACTTATGGATAAAACCTATGAAATCAAATACAGCTATCCTGCAATAGAACTGGCACACATCAAAAAAATGACTACCGAATTGGGAATTATTCAATTCAGTAAAATTTCTGTTCCTGATCCTTCCTCCGGTTATACTTTAGACGATAATGCACGCGCATTGATTGCGTTTTGTATGCACTATAAATTAACCGAAGACAAAGACGATTTGCCTTACATCTTAATTTACCTCGATTTTATAGAACGTTGCCAAAAACCCAAAGGCAATTTTATGAATTATATTGACGAAAACAACCGAGAACATCTTGAGCAAAATGCAGCCGCAAATCTCGAAGATTCAAACGCACGCGCGATTTGGGCACTGGGGACTGTTGTTTCTCATTCGGCAATTTTACCGGACTCTATTTCAAAAAAGGCATCCAAATGTTTGCTAAATGCTTTAAAATGGTCCGAAAATATTCAGTCACCACGTTCGATTGGTTTTGCAACAAAAGGCTTGTATTTATATCATAGCACAATTCCTAATTTATATGTAGCGGCGATCATCAATAAATTAAATGCAAAATTGCTTTCTAACTATGAAATTCATACATCTAAAAACTGGAAATGGTATGAAAATTATCTGACCTATGCCAACGGAATCCTTCCGGAATCCATGTTATATGCTTATTTGGTAACCAACAAACCAATCTATAAAAAAGTAGCATTGGAATCTCTTGATTTTCTTACTTCGAAAATGTTTTTGGAAGACAACTTCCGTGTAATTTCAAACAAGGGCTGGTATCAGAAAAATACAGAACCACATCCATACGGAGAACAACCGATTGATGTGTCCTATACCATTCAGACTTTAAATGCTTTTTACAATGTCACTAAATCCCCGGAATACAAACAACAAATGAAAACAGCCTTCAACTGGTTTTTGGGTAAAAATCATTTAAATCAAATTATGTACAACCCCGTTAGCGGAGGTGGCTACGATGGTTTAGAAAGAGAAAATGTCAATCTGAATCAAGGTGCTGAATCAACAATCTGTTATTTGACCGCAAGATTAATAATGGAAAACCTAAAGGCCACGGACAGTAAAGTAATCCCTTTATCGAAATCCAGAACCACTATGGCAATCCACTCCTAA
- a CDS encoding DUF1328 family protein — translation MLRWTVIFIILAIIAGIFGFGGIAAGAASIAKVLFFIFLVLFVISLISGRTKV, via the coding sequence ATGTTACGTTGGACAGTCATTTTTATTATTCTTGCCATCATTGCGGGAATATTTGGTTTTGGCGGAATTGCCGCCGGAGCAGCTAGTATTGCAAAAGTTTTATTCTTTATATTTTTAGTGTTATTCGTTATTTCATTAATATCAGGAAGAACAAAAGTGTAG
- a CDS encoding GNAT family N-acetyltransferase, with translation MKNSNLIEKNIDNLTGLWKTVGASSLSYHKNENLEYSKIENSDWPNKLWLREDISENNAEKAIETIKANSGLVIPYFDIYNSNSNKILEDKGLIVKSEQVAMALKLDQKFTLENNLDYKRITTEEEAEIWATLYPSAFGYVIGKEILVQNHTKVHFYLVSLDKQPIGTLMLYQTENFAGIHGVGVIPEMRRKGFAEEIMKFALNLSIDLKAEYALLQASAMGKDIYTRLGFEDLFVIKNYIIV, from the coding sequence ATGAAAAATAGCAATCTAATCGAAAAAAATATTGATAATCTAACCGGTTTATGGAAAACTGTTGGAGCTTCTTCCCTATCCTATCATAAAAACGAAAACTTAGAATATTCTAAAATTGAAAATTCAGATTGGCCCAATAAGTTATGGCTTCGTGAAGATATTTCAGAAAATAATGCCGAGAAAGCCATTGAAACAATAAAAGCCAATTCGGGTTTAGTTATTCCGTATTTTGATATCTACAACAGTAATTCGAATAAAATTCTGGAAGACAAAGGTCTGATTGTAAAATCCGAACAAGTAGCAATGGCTTTAAAATTAGATCAAAAATTCACCCTGGAAAACAACCTGGATTATAAACGAATTACAACAGAAGAAGAGGCCGAAATCTGGGCTACTCTCTATCCAAGTGCTTTTGGATATGTGATTGGCAAAGAAATCCTCGTTCAGAATCATACGAAAGTGCATTTTTATTTAGTTTCTCTCGATAAACAACCCATCGGCACGCTGATGCTTTATCAAACCGAAAATTTCGCAGGTATTCACGGTGTGGGTGTCATCCCCGAAATGAGACGCAAAGGTTTTGCCGAAGAAATTATGAAATTTGCTCTTAATCTCTCAATAGATTTAAAAGCGGAATATGCTTTGCTACAAGCCTCCGCAATGGGGAAAGATATCTATACCCGATTGGGGTTTGAGGATCTGTTTGTGATCAAAAATTACATCATAGTTTAA
- a CDS encoding DinB family protein has product MKTALQENIVNTFKKLNDSLSSFSESELNTVPFEGSWTAAQVIRHLITGCSGYPEMFAGKTEKTIRKSDEKIKDIEALFYDFDIKMEAPEFLIPSNKEYNKNSLTLALLKIEEELLTVSETHDLTLTYLDFELPGFGKFTFYEWINFALIHITRHLRQLDSISKIVQKQ; this is encoded by the coding sequence ATGAAAACAGCACTTCAAGAAAATATCGTTAACACCTTTAAAAAACTAAATGATTCGCTTTCTTCTTTTTCCGAAAGTGAATTGAATACGGTTCCTTTCGAAGGTAGCTGGACTGCAGCGCAAGTCATTAGACATCTTATTACAGGTTGTTCCGGTTACCCCGAAATGTTTGCCGGAAAAACGGAAAAAACTATCCGAAAATCGGACGAAAAAATAAAAGATATAGAAGCTCTTTTCTATGACTTTGACATCAAAATGGAAGCTCCTGAGTTCCTAATTCCTTCCAATAAAGAATATAATAAAAATTCCTTAACTTTAGCTCTGTTAAAAATAGAGGAAGAATTATTAACCGTTTCAGAAACGCATGATTTAACTTTAACTTATCTTGATTTTGAACTTCCGGGCTTCGGTAAATTCACTTTTTATGAATGGATTAATTTTGCTCTCATTCATATCACAAGGCATCTTAGACAGTTAGACAGCATTTCTAAAATAGTACAAAAACAGTAA
- a CDS encoding DUF1440 domain-containing protein, with product MNSKIGTVFLSGLIAGTLDILAAIVIYALILQKTTPLKILQSIASGVFKKEAYTGGPEMAWYGLGFHFLIALLFAWFYFTIYPYLPLLKKSTLAAGILYGILVWIVMNLVVLPIVFPVLPAKSLDFPTLLSVLILIFCIGLPIACITRKYYDR from the coding sequence ATGAATTCAAAAATCGGAACTGTTTTTTTGTCAGGATTAATTGCCGGAACATTAGATATCCTTGCTGCAATTGTTATTTACGCTCTTATTTTACAAAAAACTACCCCACTAAAGATTCTACAATCCATTGCCAGTGGTGTTTTCAAAAAAGAAGCTTATACCGGTGGCCCTGAAATGGCATGGTATGGACTTGGTTTTCATTTCTTAATTGCGTTGCTTTTTGCCTGGTTTTACTTTACAATTTATCCCTACCTCCCACTTTTAAAAAAGAGCACTTTAGCTGCCGGTATTTTATACGGAATTTTAGTTTGGATTGTAATGAATCTGGTTGTTTTACCAATCGTCTTCCCGGTTCTACCCGCAAAAAGCCTAGACTTTCCGACCCTGTTGTCCGTTTTAATTCTAATATTCTGTATCGGACTTCCAATCGCCTGTATCACGAGGAAGTATTATGATCGGTAG
- a CDS encoding Crp/Fnr family transcriptional regulator, which translates to MIFDKEKYLNDLKLNFQHYAPIRKESWEQLESIAEFQSVKKGAILLQNGQVSKELYFICKGALRAFITDKEGNIYNKNIFMEGNFAGSKASAIKQTPSDFAIEALEDSILIVINYKKYRELIFQNEDLKNYYIAYLEKNWVIEKEKREISIVMDNATERYLQLLHKHPDISQRIPLLHIASHLGITPTQLSRIRKNLEKEL; encoded by the coding sequence ATGATCTTCGATAAAGAGAAATACCTTAACGATTTAAAACTAAACTTTCAACATTACGCTCCTATTCGTAAGGAGTCTTGGGAACAACTTGAAAGTATTGCCGAATTTCAATCTGTAAAAAAGGGTGCTATACTGTTGCAAAACGGTCAGGTCTCTAAAGAACTTTATTTTATCTGCAAAGGTGCTTTACGCGCTTTCATCACGGATAAAGAGGGGAACATTTATAATAAAAACATTTTCATGGAAGGTAATTTTGCGGGTTCTAAAGCTTCTGCAATAAAACAAACGCCTTCTGACTTTGCTATCGAGGCTCTTGAAGATTCTATTCTGATCGTCATTAATTATAAAAAATACAGAGAGCTGATTTTTCAAAATGAGGATCTGAAAAACTATTATATTGCTTACTTAGAAAAAAATTGGGTGATCGAAAAAGAAAAAAGAGAAATTTCAATAGTGATGGACAATGCCACCGAAAGATACCTTCAATTGCTTCATAAACATCCTGACATTTCGCAAAGAATTCCGCTACTGCATATCGCATCACATTTGGGGATTACACCAACCCAATTAAGTCGTATCAGAAAAAATCTGGAAAAAGAGCTTTGA